The Candidatus Deferrimicrobium sp. genome window below encodes:
- a CDS encoding DoxX family protein → SRKAGERRVIPSGHAEGVNDLKNLTPRGVNDYEKLSSEGVKDSENRHNPMLLAAGIIELVGGGLVAIGLWTSYAAFIASGEVAVAYFIAHAAKGFWPILNKGELAILYTFVFLYIASRGSGVLSVEAVAKRKKRA, encoded by the coding sequence CTCAAGAAAGGCAGGCGAGAGGAGGGTCATACCATCCGGTCACGCAGAGGGGGTGAATGATTTGAAAAACTTGACCCCGAGGGGGGTGAATGATTATGAAAAACTCAGCTCAGAGGGGGTGAAAGATTCTGAAAATCGACACAACCCTATGCTTCTCGCCGCCGGCATTATCGAGCTTGTCGGAGGCGGCCTCGTGGCCATAGGACTTTGGACGAGCTATGCCGCCTTCATTGCAAGTGGTGAGGTTGCAGTTGCCTACTTCATAGCGCACGCCGCCAAGGGGTTTTGGCCAATCCTCAACAAGGGCGAGCTCGCGATCCTGTACACCTTTGTCTTTCTGTATATTGCATCAAGGGGGTCTGGGGTCCTGAGTGTCGAGGCAGTGGCCAAAAGGAAAAAACGCGCTTGA
- a CDS encoding VIT family protein — translation MRHEENHRSERIGWLRAAVMGANDGIVSTASLVLGVAAAGGTGSEVTVAGMAGLVAGAMSMAAGEYISVSSQADTEESDLARERGELETNDASERAELAGIYVSRGLDPSLARQVADQLMEHDALGAHARDELGISEIQRARPVQAALASAGTFAVGAGLPLLIVLLVPAGMLTAFVVGTSLACLAILGALAAHVGGARSTVGALRVTFWGALAMALTYGVGALFGAVV, via the coding sequence ATGCGTCATGAAGAAAACCACCGTTCGGAACGGATCGGATGGCTTCGGGCCGCGGTCATGGGCGCCAACGACGGCATCGTGTCGACCGCCAGCCTGGTCCTGGGCGTCGCCGCCGCGGGCGGCACCGGGAGTGAAGTGACCGTAGCGGGTATGGCCGGGCTCGTCGCCGGAGCCATGTCCATGGCGGCGGGCGAATACATCTCCGTCAGCTCCCAGGCGGATACCGAGGAATCGGACCTGGCGCGCGAACGCGGCGAGCTGGAGACCAATGACGCCTCCGAGAGGGCGGAGCTGGCCGGAATCTACGTTTCCCGGGGGCTCGATCCCTCTCTAGCCAGGCAGGTCGCCGACCAGCTGATGGAACACGACGCCCTCGGGGCCCATGCTCGCGACGAACTCGGCATATCGGAGATCCAGCGCGCTCGCCCGGTGCAGGCGGCCCTTGCGTCCGCGGGCACGTTCGCCGTCGGGGCGGGCCTGCCGCTCCTGATCGTGCTTCTCGTTCCCGCCGGGATGCTGACGGCGTTTGTCGTGGGGACGTCGCTCGCGTGTCTCGCGATCCTCGGGGCGCTGGCGGCTCACGTCGGCGGCGCGAGGAGTACCGTCGGCGCCCTGCGCGTCACGTTTTGGGGAGCGTTGGCCATGGCGCTGACGTATGGCGTCGGCGCCCTCTTCGGCGCCGTCGTCTAA
- a CDS encoding amino acid ABC transporter ATP-binding protein, whose amino-acid sequence MIRFEGVHKWFGRLHVLNNINLQVRTGEVVVVCGPSGSGKSTLIRTINELEPINEGRLIVDGMDLSDKKTNLNKLRAEIGFVFQQFNLYPHLSVLKNITLAPIKIRNIPEKEAGEQAMALLERVGLPEKRDAYPAELSGGQQQRVAIARGLAMKPKIMLFDEPTSALDPEMIGEVLQVMKDLAISGMTMIVVTHEMGFAREVSHRVVFMDHGTILEEAPPEEFFKNPQHERAKQFLKQILSPMH is encoded by the coding sequence ATGATCCGGTTCGAGGGCGTCCACAAATGGTTCGGCAGGCTCCACGTGCTGAACAACATCAACCTCCAGGTGCGGACGGGCGAAGTCGTCGTTGTGTGCGGCCCTTCCGGCTCGGGGAAGTCGACCCTTATCCGGACGATCAACGAGCTCGAGCCGATCAACGAGGGGAGACTCATCGTCGACGGAATGGACCTCTCGGACAAGAAGACCAACCTCAACAAGCTGCGGGCGGAGATCGGCTTCGTCTTCCAGCAGTTCAACCTCTACCCCCACCTGTCGGTCCTGAAAAACATCACCCTCGCTCCGATCAAGATCCGGAACATCCCCGAGAAGGAGGCCGGCGAACAGGCGATGGCGCTTCTGGAGCGCGTCGGATTGCCCGAGAAGCGGGACGCCTACCCGGCCGAGCTCTCCGGCGGGCAGCAGCAGAGGGTGGCGATCGCCCGGGGGCTGGCGATGAAACCGAAGATCATGCTCTTCGACGAGCCCACCTCGGCTCTCGACCCCGAGATGATCGGCGAGGTTCTCCAGGTCATGAAGGATCTGGCGATCTCCGGGATGACGATGATCGTGGTAACGCACGAAATGGGATTCGCCCGGGAGGTCTCCCATCGCGTCGTCTTCATGGACCACGGGACGATCCTGGAGGAGGCCCCGCCGGAGGAGTTCTTCAAAAACCCACAGCACGAAAGGGCGAAGCAGTTCCTGAAACAGATCCTTTCGCCCATGCATTAA
- a CDS encoding ABC transporter substrate-binding protein: MFVVALAMVGALCGAAMAVDTLAAVKKSGVLVAGVKDSLPPFGSVDPQTKEFVRYDIDFVKYIAKKLGVRVEFKPVTSANRMPMLMEGRVDILAATMTKTPERAKQVDFSYTYFLTGQKFLTKKGTVKSLKDLEGKKIGTAKGSTSEQNVRKSVPSATILSFDDYPQGVLGVQQGKVIAVTTDESILAGQLGKLEKNPATKGKFEIPDIAISEEPYGLAMRKGDTNFVKFVNDTLLEMEKNGEAKKIFEKWFGPHSDSPIARGKFKITADTRGLQ, encoded by the coding sequence ATGTTCGTAGTGGCACTGGCGATGGTCGGCGCACTGTGCGGTGCAGCGATGGCGGTCGACACCCTCGCGGCTGTGAAAAAGAGCGGCGTTCTCGTGGCCGGCGTGAAGGATTCCCTTCCTCCGTTCGGTTCCGTGGACCCGCAAACCAAGGAGTTCGTGAGGTACGACATCGACTTCGTCAAATACATCGCCAAAAAACTGGGAGTGAGGGTGGAGTTCAAGCCCGTCACCTCCGCGAACCGCATGCCGATGCTGATGGAAGGACGCGTCGACATCCTCGCGGCGACGATGACGAAGACCCCCGAGCGTGCCAAGCAGGTCGACTTCAGCTACACCTACTTCCTGACCGGACAGAAGTTCCTGACGAAGAAAGGGACGGTCAAGAGCCTGAAGGACCTCGAGGGGAAGAAAATCGGGACGGCGAAGGGTTCCACCTCGGAGCAGAACGTGAGAAAGTCGGTTCCTTCGGCCACGATCCTCTCCTTCGACGACTACCCGCAGGGGGTCCTCGGGGTGCAGCAAGGGAAGGTCATCGCCGTTACCACGGATGAGTCGATCCTTGCCGGCCAGCTCGGCAAGCTCGAGAAGAATCCTGCGACGAAGGGGAAGTTCGAGATCCCGGATATCGCAATCTCCGAGGAGCCGTACGGCCTGGCGATGCGGAAGGGGGACACGAACTTCGTGAAATTCGTCAACGACACCCTCCTCGAGATGGAGAAGAACGGCGAGGCGAAGAAGATCTTCGAGAAGTGGTTCGGCCCGCACTCGGACAGCCCGATCGCGCGGGGCAAGTTCAAGATCACGGCGGACACGCGCGGGCTCCAGTAA